From Priestia filamentosa, a single genomic window includes:
- a CDS encoding MFS transporter — MKGYSEKPTRVRFKVLAFIFVSVVINYMDRSNISVAATAIGKDLELTSVQLGLIFSAFGWAYAALQIPGGVMVDRFGARLTYAFSLITWSLVTLLQGFTKGFVGLFGLRLATGAFEAPAFPTNNKVVTSWFPNQERASAIAFYTSGQFAGLAFLTPALVTIQHFLGWRGLFITTGAIGILWGIIWYIFYRDPAQHKKANRAELDYIKEGGGLVTQVHEQEEKAKFEWGNLREVFIHRKLWGIYLGQFAVNSTLWFFLTWFLTYLVEYRGLDFLKSGFLASAPFLAAFVGVLLSGFLSDFLVKKGVSLGIARKTPIIVGLLLSTSIVGANYVSNTSLIIMFMAIAFFGNGLASITWVFVSTLAPKHLVGLTGSVFNFIGGLASIVVPSVIGFLAQGGSFAPALVFIAIVTLLGALSYIFLVGKVERIKVTQKPDSNLPM; from the coding sequence GTGAAGGGGTACAGTGAGAAACCAACTCGGGTAAGATTTAAAGTTTTAGCCTTTATTTTCGTAAGCGTTGTCATAAATTATATGGATCGAAGCAATATCTCTGTAGCTGCAACGGCCATCGGAAAAGATTTGGAATTAACATCTGTTCAGCTTGGTCTTATCTTTTCTGCTTTTGGATGGGCATATGCCGCTCTTCAAATTCCAGGAGGTGTAATGGTTGACCGATTTGGTGCTCGGCTTACATATGCATTCAGTCTTATTACATGGTCACTTGTTACATTACTCCAAGGGTTTACAAAAGGGTTTGTTGGACTCTTTGGTTTGCGGCTTGCAACAGGGGCATTTGAAGCCCCTGCTTTTCCGACAAATAATAAAGTTGTGACAAGCTGGTTTCCAAATCAGGAAAGAGCATCTGCCATTGCGTTTTATACATCTGGTCAGTTTGCAGGGCTCGCCTTTTTAACTCCTGCTCTTGTTACAATTCAGCACTTTTTAGGATGGAGAGGGCTGTTTATTACAACAGGAGCTATTGGTATCTTATGGGGGATTATTTGGTATATTTTCTACCGGGATCCTGCGCAGCATAAAAAAGCAAATAGAGCAGAGCTAGATTATATTAAAGAAGGCGGAGGGCTTGTTACACAGGTTCATGAACAAGAAGAAAAAGCAAAGTTTGAATGGGGAAATTTAAGAGAAGTCTTTATTCATCGTAAACTGTGGGGAATTTATTTAGGTCAGTTTGCCGTAAACTCTACGTTGTGGTTTTTCTTGACATGGTTTCTAACATACCTTGTTGAATACCGAGGATTAGACTTCTTAAAATCAGGGTTCTTAGCTTCTGCTCCGTTCTTAGCGGCTTTTGTCGGGGTTTTATTATCTGGTTTCCTTTCTGACTTTTTAGTAAAAAAAGGAGTTTCCCTAGGCATTGCTCGAAAAACGCCCATTATTGTTGGGTTGCTTTTATCAACTTCCATTGTAGGCGCCAATTATGTAAGTAATACTTCTCTTATTATCATGTTTATGGCCATTGCCTTTTTTGGAAATGGATTAGCATCTATTACGTGGGTATTTGTTTCAACACTTGCTCCTAAACATCTTGTTGGCTTAACAGGAAGCGTGTTTAACTTTATTGGCGGATTAGCCTCTATTGTTGTTCCAAGTGTAATTGGATTTCTAGCTCAAGGAGGCAGCTTTGCTCCTGCGCTCGTCTTTATAGCTATTGTTACTTTACTTGGTGCTTTATCGTATATCTTCCTCGTTGGAAAAGTAGAAAGAATTAAAGTAACTCAAAAACCCGATTCAAATCTTCCAATGTAG
- a CDS encoding LysE family transporter has product MPLVSFLLYIFVTSFTPGPNNIMAMAFANKYGLKRTLKFCFGVSAGFLIIMLLSSYFNLMLKSIVPKIELIMTIVGALYMIYLAIKIMKSKDSDNNEGNEKENSFFMGMILQFINPKGILYGITAIATFILPYHSSHGSLIFYSIALAFVGFLSTFCWSLCGSIFQKFLSKHHRQFNIVMGLLLIYSAVSIVVH; this is encoded by the coding sequence ATGCCATTAGTATCTTTTTTGCTGTATATTTTTGTGACGAGTTTTACCCCAGGACCGAACAATATTATGGCAATGGCTTTTGCAAACAAATACGGACTGAAGAGAACGCTCAAATTCTGTTTTGGAGTGAGTGCGGGTTTCCTCATTATTATGCTTTTATCAAGTTACTTCAATCTAATGCTCAAAAGCATTGTGCCAAAAATTGAATTGATTATGACAATTGTAGGCGCTTTGTACATGATCTATCTTGCAATTAAGATTATGAAAAGCAAAGATAGTGATAATAATGAGGGAAACGAGAAAGAAAATAGCTTTTTTATGGGAATGATTTTGCAATTTATTAATCCAAAAGGAATTCTTTATGGAATTACGGCTATTGCCACCTTTATTCTTCCGTATCATTCCTCACATGGAAGTTTAATTTTTTACTCCATTGCTTTAGCATTTGTTGGTTTTTTAAGTACGTTTTGCTGGAGTTTATGCGGAAGTATTTTTCAGAAATTTCTATCAAAACATCACCGTCAGTTTAATATTGTAATGGGATTATTATTGATTTATAGTGCGGTATCTATTGTAGTACACTAG
- a CDS encoding sugar O-acetyltransferase, with the protein MKKEKLFYERGTEELQKKNMRAHKLVQQFNCADVEDEKQREKVIRELFGSTGENVSIEHNFHCDLGDNIHVGDHFYAGYNCTILDIAEVIIGDNCMIGPDVGIYTAGHNIAPKGRNKTGYAMPIRIGNDVWIGGSCVILGGVTIGDHSIVAAGSVVTKDVPPNVIVAGNPAKVIKTIEEEE; encoded by the coding sequence ATGAAAAAAGAAAAACTATTTTATGAACGAGGAACAGAGGAGTTACAAAAGAAAAATATGAGGGCACATAAGCTTGTTCAGCAGTTTAATTGTGCTGATGTTGAAGATGAGAAACAAAGAGAAAAAGTGATCCGTGAGCTATTTGGAAGTACAGGGGAAAATGTGAGTATAGAGCATAATTTTCATTGTGATTTAGGGGACAATATCCATGTTGGAGATCATTTTTATGCAGGATACAACTGTACCATTTTAGATATAGCCGAAGTCATCATTGGTGACAACTGTATGATTGGACCTGATGTTGGAATTTACACCGCTGGACACAACATTGCACCAAAAGGCCGTAATAAAACAGGATATGCAATGCCAATTAGGATTGGAAATGACGTATGGATTGGGGGAAGCTGCGTTATTTTAGGAGGAGTAACGATTGGGGATCACTCTATTGTTGCTGCTGGTTCTGTTGTAACAAAAGATGTTCCTCCTAATGTAATTGTAGCTGGCAACCCTGCAAAAGTTATAAAAACAATTGAAGAGGAAGAGTAA
- a CDS encoding TetR/AcrR family transcriptional regulator, with amino-acid sequence MTKKSKVDPRIRRTSKYLRKALVELLKEKDVGAITIQEITERADLTRGTFYLHYQDKQDFLFQSMHEMLENLIEEVKAPKEENQQISFVRLFEFIHDHADYFKVMLSDRGIPQFRSYMTKIVQNKVYGELISSIGEAEEELEIPKDILISYIASAHIGVISSWLENDMKFSPLYMANQLTRLTLLGPIRVAGLEDKIKLPH; translated from the coding sequence ATGACTAAAAAGTCAAAAGTAGATCCGCGCATAAGACGCACAAGTAAATATTTGCGAAAAGCGCTTGTCGAGCTTTTAAAGGAGAAAGATGTAGGAGCTATTACGATTCAAGAAATTACAGAAAGAGCAGATTTGACCCGGGGAACCTTTTATCTTCATTATCAAGATAAACAGGATTTTTTGTTTCAAAGCATGCATGAAATGTTGGAAAATCTTATAGAAGAAGTAAAGGCTCCAAAAGAAGAGAACCAGCAAATCTCTTTCGTTCGGCTTTTTGAATTTATTCACGATCATGCGGACTATTTTAAAGTGATGCTGAGTGACCGGGGGATTCCACAGTTTCGAAGCTATATGACGAAGATTGTTCAAAATAAAGTGTATGGAGAATTAATTTCTTCTATTGGCGAAGCAGAAGAAGAGCTTGAAATTCCAAAAGATATTTTAATTAGCTATATTGCTTCTGCTCATATTGGCGTTATTAGTTCTTGGTTAGAAAACGATATGAAATTCAGCCCGCTATATATGGCAAATCAATTAACTCGTTTAACGCTTCTTGGACCAATTAGAGTTGCTGGATTAGAGGATAAAATAAAGCTTCCACACTGA
- a CDS encoding MFS transporter, with translation MKIERHWGISLLAILAVGPGLMLNSALTPLQGLLQKTLDSSSYPSIIPILTGTIAFALFVPLGPFLRHKWGDKTTYVTSACISLLGVLLSLISTKFIVFEVGRVLQGMGGGMALMMMLPMLVLAFPISRRNLALLILIGGFYGSSMIGVCFGTLVSHTGNWKEIFYVAVACSILAILLGYMLLSNEGTRHAKEKAHFDWMGFGWAGIFALLTAFTVLSLQKWGGSSLYVWIGLGGSVLSFLFLFITEYSITKPLLSFKLILHKKPLLAILVVITGYIAMTLSLVSLQGILKTVNALPNKEMVIVYLCLLVGVAVAAILSCLLYDKLGPGILGMVGALLIISVNLTWMDAGEHEPYTFFAISFFVLILGVGFTIASGLMGAALGGPLPDLVPRMATVQFLRMTAYAAIPVISSYILNNFSAHHLTNGSSQDVSEQSVEKSQLLAYHDLFFSSFSASLVLLCFSFLMALTGKGHKLAHKPHHGRNEEGKENSHSNENVVQPPPLYTKDAVIPDHDYRKALQKFKQLKPAKTNDGVFREALKKFKEK, from the coding sequence ATGAAAATAGAAAGACACTGGGGTATCTCACTATTAGCTATTTTAGCAGTTGGCCCTGGCCTTATGTTAAATAGTGCGCTTACCCCGCTTCAAGGGTTGCTTCAAAAAACATTGGACTCTTCTTCATATCCATCGATTATACCTATACTGACAGGAACAATTGCTTTTGCACTGTTTGTTCCTTTAGGCCCTTTTTTACGTCATAAGTGGGGAGATAAAACAACGTATGTAACATCAGCCTGCATTTCGCTGTTAGGTGTATTATTAAGCCTAATTTCAACAAAATTTATAGTATTTGAAGTAGGGAGAGTTTTACAGGGAATGGGAGGGGGGATGGCTCTCATGATGATGCTGCCTATGCTTGTTCTTGCTTTCCCTATTAGTCGCCGTAATTTGGCCCTACTCATTCTTATCGGTGGGTTTTATGGTTCAAGTATGATCGGTGTTTGTTTCGGAACGCTTGTTAGTCATACAGGGAATTGGAAAGAAATCTTTTATGTAGCTGTAGCCTGTTCTATCCTCGCCATCCTATTAGGATATATGCTCCTTTCAAATGAAGGAACTCGACATGCAAAAGAGAAAGCACATTTTGACTGGATGGGTTTTGGTTGGGCAGGAATCTTTGCTTTATTAACAGCTTTTACAGTACTGAGTTTACAAAAATGGGGTGGATCCTCGCTTTATGTATGGATCGGCTTAGGGGGCAGTGTTCTCTCTTTTCTTTTTCTATTTATTACAGAATATAGTATTACAAAGCCGCTTCTTTCATTTAAACTCATTTTACACAAAAAACCGCTCCTCGCCATCTTAGTCGTTATAACAGGGTATATAGCAATGACGTTAAGCTTAGTTTCACTACAAGGCATCTTAAAAACCGTCAATGCGCTTCCGAATAAAGAGATGGTCATTGTTTATCTATGCCTGCTTGTTGGAGTAGCCGTTGCTGCCATTTTAAGCTGTTTACTTTATGATAAGTTAGGTCCTGGAATTCTAGGCATGGTAGGGGCTCTCCTTATTATTAGCGTAAACTTAACGTGGATGGATGCCGGGGAGCATGAACCGTATACGTTCTTTGCTATCAGCTTCTTTGTACTGATTTTAGGCGTGGGCTTTACGATTGCTTCAGGGCTTATGGGGGCTGCTTTAGGCGGACCATTGCCAGATTTAGTGCCGCGTATGGCGACTGTTCAATTTTTACGCATGACTGCATATGCCGCGATTCCGGTTATAAGTAGTTATATATTAAACAACTTCTCTGCCCATCACTTAACAAATGGAAGTTCACAAGATGTAAGTGAACAAAGCGTTGAAAAATCGCAATTATTAGCTTATCATGACTTGTTTTTTTCTTCTTTCAGTGCAAGTTTGGTATTGTTATGTTTTTCGTTTCTTATGGCCTTAACAGGGAAAGGACATAAGTTAGCTCATAAGCCACACCATGGGCGAAATGAAGAGGGGAAAGAGAATTCACATTCAAATGAGAACGTTGTACAACCCCCTCCACTTTATACAAAAGATGCTGTAATTCCTGATCATGATTACCGAAAAGCACTTCAGAAATTTAAACAGCTTAAACCGGCCAAAACAAATGATGGTGTTTTTAGAGAAGCATTGAAAAAGTTTAAAGAAAAGTAG
- a CDS encoding glycerol-3-phosphate responsive antiterminator: MNNTIPNQTVIPSVRNLKHLDLALKSPSPFILLSEAHIGNLQLLTKRCHAVNKKVLVHLDLIGGLSKDQIGLKMLRDLYKIDGVISPNANLLKRIKDLGLISIQRLFLLDSRSLESGLKAMEERHLDALELLPGPFSLYVIEKVRKATSLPLLAGGFISEDRMVKKLFEGGIKGITTSEKHLWKTK, encoded by the coding sequence ATGAATAATACGATTCCCAATCAAACAGTAATTCCATCTGTACGAAATTTAAAACATTTAGATTTAGCTTTAAAATCACCTTCTCCTTTTATCCTGTTATCTGAAGCACATATCGGCAACCTACAGTTACTAACTAAAAGATGTCATGCAGTGAATAAAAAAGTGCTTGTTCACCTTGATTTAATAGGGGGGTTAAGTAAAGACCAAATAGGATTAAAAATGCTTCGTGACTTATATAAAATAGACGGAGTCATTTCACCAAATGCTAATTTGTTAAAGCGGATAAAAGATTTAGGGCTTATAAGTATTCAGCGTCTTTTTCTTCTTGATTCTCGTTCGCTTGAATCAGGTTTAAAGGCAATGGAAGAACGCCATTTAGATGCCCTTGAACTTTTGCCAGGTCCTTTTTCTCTTTATGTAATAGAGAAAGTGAGGAAGGCTACATCATTACCGCTTCTTGCAGGTGGGTTTATTTCCGAAGATCGGATGGTAAAGAAACTGTTTGAAGGAGGCATCAAAGGAATTACAACAAGCGAGAAACATTTATGGAAAACAAAATAG
- a CDS encoding PTS transporter subunit IIC: MNFINGIIELGPTVMMPIIFFILSLIFRVKIAQGFKAAMLVGIGFVGINLVIGLLLDTLGPAAEAMVQRFNLNLTVVDPGWPVGATIGWGTPIVPFVVFGAIILNVVLLLLKLTKTVNIDIFNYWHFMLTGGVVYAVTNSIVISVVSALLHFLIAIIIADLTAKRIQEQYDLKGVSFAHATSAIYVPIGIVMNWIIERIPGLNKVKASPEEITKRYGVMGEPLTLGTILGILLGLLAGLPLADVVTLGIKVASVMVLLPAMINILVQGLEIVREAAEVLLKKKFPDREFYIGLDTALLVGNPAVLATGLLLIPGALLLAIILPGNKVLPFVDLASLVFLLPMAAPFLKRNLVRLFLTGMVFVTFVLYAGTSISSYYTKAAEMVNVTLPESVQSATGLSNLVGGATTPLGWLIIEISKLF; this comes from the coding sequence ATGAATTTTATTAATGGAATTATTGAGTTAGGTCCAACGGTGATGATGCCGATTATTTTCTTTATTCTTTCCTTGATTTTTAGAGTAAAGATTGCCCAAGGCTTCAAAGCTGCCATGCTTGTTGGAATTGGATTTGTCGGGATTAATCTTGTAATTGGGCTTTTACTTGATACGTTAGGGCCTGCAGCAGAAGCGATGGTACAGCGGTTTAATTTAAATTTAACTGTTGTTGATCCAGGGTGGCCTGTTGGAGCAACAATTGGATGGGGAACGCCTATTGTTCCATTTGTCGTATTTGGAGCCATTATTTTAAATGTTGTTCTTCTTTTATTAAAACTTACGAAAACCGTAAATATCGATATTTTTAATTATTGGCATTTCATGTTAACAGGTGGTGTTGTATACGCTGTGACAAATAGCATCGTGATTTCTGTGGTTAGTGCATTACTTCATTTTTTAATTGCCATCATTATAGCGGATTTAACAGCCAAAAGAATTCAAGAACAATACGATTTAAAAGGAGTTTCTTTTGCACATGCAACATCTGCGATCTATGTACCAATTGGAATTGTGATGAACTGGATAATAGAACGCATTCCTGGATTAAACAAAGTAAAAGCGTCCCCAGAAGAAATTACAAAGAGATATGGGGTAATGGGAGAACCGCTAACGCTTGGGACAATACTAGGTATTTTATTAGGACTTCTTGCAGGTCTTCCACTTGCAGATGTTGTGACACTTGGCATTAAAGTTGCCTCAGTTATGGTTCTACTTCCTGCAATGATTAATATACTTGTCCAAGGGCTTGAAATTGTTCGAGAAGCAGCAGAAGTATTGTTGAAAAAGAAATTTCCAGATCGGGAGTTTTACATTGGACTTGATACCGCCTTACTTGTTGGAAATCCAGCTGTTTTAGCAACAGGGCTTTTACTTATTCCAGGTGCTCTTCTTTTGGCTATTATTTTACCAGGAAATAAAGTTCTTCCATTTGTTGATCTAGCTTCACTCGTCTTTCTTTTACCAATGGCAGCTCCTTTTTTAAAGAGAAACCTCGTCCGACTTTTCTTAACAGGAATGGTGTTTGTGACATTTGTTCTTTATGCAGGAACGTCAATTTCTTCTTACTATACGAAAGCTGCTGAAATGGTAAATGTAACGCTTCCAGAGAGCGTTCAGTCAGCAACAGGCTTATCGAACTTAGTTGGTGGAGCGACCACACCTCTTGGTTGGCTTATTATTGAAATTTCAAAGCTATTTTAA
- a CDS encoding FGGY-family carbohydrate kinase, with protein MGKYVLGIDNGGTVTKASLFSLDGKEIAVASRKTEMYMPYPGHTERDCKELWEANVAVIQEILQKSKIDGEEIISVATTGHGNGLYVVDEKGEAVRNGIISTDSRAKEIVEVWKRQGIEERILPKTMQSVWPGQPAALLAWVQKYEPATLHKTKWIFMCKDYIRYLLTGEAYAEITDISGTSLLNSREKKYDESLLKELGIESIYEKLPPILYSGEIGGYITNKVAQLTGLKEGTPVAGGLFDIDAAAIATGTTDEEKLCIVAGTWSINEFITKKPIVDKDLFMTSLFCIPGYWLTLEGSPTSASNLEWYVKEYFNSEHEEAKRKGISVYDLCNEMVENIKPHESNILFFPFLFGSNVHRDAKACFFGFNGWHTKAHMLRALYEGVVFGHKIHVDKLMEYREKPNVIRIAGGATKSKVWMQMFADILQTPVEVVVGTEQGTLGAAICAAIAVGAYPSFEEGAKAMVQKGRTYKPNEALKEIYEEKYSYFTSVLAALEPVWKP; from the coding sequence ATGGGGAAGTATGTGCTAGGGATTGATAATGGGGGAACCGTGACAAAAGCAAGTCTCTTCTCACTTGACGGAAAAGAAATTGCTGTTGCTAGTCGAAAAACAGAGATGTATATGCCATATCCAGGACATACAGAAAGGGACTGTAAAGAATTATGGGAAGCTAATGTAGCTGTTATTCAAGAAATACTTCAAAAATCTAAAATTGATGGGGAAGAGATTATAAGTGTTGCAACAACAGGACATGGAAATGGATTATATGTTGTGGATGAAAAAGGAGAAGCTGTTCGGAATGGAATTATTTCAACAGACTCACGTGCAAAAGAGATTGTTGAAGTTTGGAAAAGGCAGGGAATAGAAGAGAGAATTTTGCCAAAAACAATGCAGTCGGTATGGCCAGGTCAACCAGCAGCTCTTTTAGCTTGGGTTCAAAAATATGAACCTGCTACTCTTCATAAAACAAAGTGGATTTTTATGTGCAAAGACTATATTAGATATCTTCTAACAGGTGAAGCATATGCCGAGATTACCGACATTTCTGGAACTAGTTTATTAAATAGCAGAGAGAAAAAATATGATGAAAGCCTTCTAAAAGAACTTGGGATTGAAAGCATATACGAAAAGCTGCCTCCCATTCTTTATTCCGGAGAAATTGGTGGATATATTACAAATAAAGTAGCGCAATTAACAGGATTAAAAGAAGGCACCCCTGTTGCAGGTGGATTATTTGATATTGATGCAGCTGCTATTGCGACTGGTACAACAGACGAAGAAAAACTATGTATTGTAGCAGGAACGTGGAGTATTAATGAGTTTATTACAAAGAAACCAATTGTGGATAAAGATTTATTTATGACCTCTCTTTTTTGCATACCAGGGTATTGGCTCACTTTAGAAGGAAGTCCAACATCGGCAAGTAACTTAGAGTGGTACGTAAAAGAGTATTTCAATTCAGAACATGAAGAGGCAAAACGAAAAGGAATTTCTGTTTATGATCTTTGTAACGAAATGGTAGAGAATATTAAACCACATGAATCGAACATTCTCTTTTTTCCGTTTCTCTTTGGATCAAATGTTCATAGGGATGCAAAAGCGTGTTTCTTTGGGTTTAATGGCTGGCATACAAAAGCACACATGCTTAGAGCTCTATATGAAGGGGTTGTTTTTGGGCATAAAATTCATGTTGATAAGCTTATGGAATATCGAGAAAAGCCAAACGTTATCCGGATTGCTGGAGGAGCAACAAAGTCTAAGGTATGGATGCAAATGTTTGCCGATATCTTACAAACACCTGTTGAAGTTGTTGTAGGGACAGAACAAGGAACACTTGGAGCAGCCATTTGTGCAGCGATAGCAGTAGGAGCATATCCTTCCTTTGAAGAAGGAGCAAAAGCAATGGTTCAAAAGGGAAGAACATATAAACCAAATGAAGCACTAAAAGAAATATACGAAGAGAAATATAGCTATTTCACTTCAGTATTAGCAGCATTAGAACCGGTTTGGAAGCCTTAA
- a CDS encoding SDR family NAD(P)-dependent oxidoreductase codes for MDLCLKGKTAIITGSSRGVGREIALTLAKEGANIVLHYNRNAENAIEIADLINQNYSKCVAVQADLAHEEGCKKIIQKGKEAFGELHILVNNAGIWPKNWVKDMSLVEWENTMKVNLTAVFLTCQSFVNHLLEEERTGTILNLTSQAAFHGSTTGHAHYAASKAGVVSFTVSLAREVAKNGINVNALALGIVETDMMGDALQENRDYYVNRIPIGRVAQPEEIAEIAAFLVSRKARYMTGATVDATGGMLMR; via the coding sequence ATGGATCTTTGTTTAAAAGGAAAAACGGCCATTATAACGGGGAGTTCAAGAGGTGTTGGAAGAGAGATTGCACTCACCCTTGCTAAAGAAGGAGCAAATATCGTACTTCATTACAATCGAAATGCTGAAAATGCAATCGAAATTGCGGACCTTATTAATCAAAATTACAGCAAATGCGTTGCTGTTCAAGCTGACTTAGCGCATGAAGAGGGATGTAAAAAGATCATTCAAAAAGGAAAAGAAGCTTTTGGGGAGCTTCATATTTTAGTAAACAATGCGGGAATATGGCCTAAAAACTGGGTGAAAGATATGTCTCTTGTCGAGTGGGAAAACACGATGAAAGTGAATCTTACCGCTGTTTTCTTGACGTGCCAAAGCTTTGTAAATCATTTACTTGAAGAAGAGCGAACAGGGACCATTTTAAATTTAACGTCACAAGCAGCATTTCATGGTTCAACAACAGGGCATGCTCATTATGCAGCAAGTAAAGCAGGAGTTGTTTCTTTTACGGTTTCATTAGCACGGGAAGTCGCGAAAAATGGAATTAACGTAAATGCCCTTGCATTAGGAATTGTGGAAACAGATATGATGGGGGACGCGCTACAAGAAAACAGAGACTATTACGTAAACCGGATTCCGATTGGAAGAGTAGCACAACCAGAGGAAATAGCTGAAATTGCGGCGTTTCTCGTTTCAAGAAAAGCCCGCTATATGACGGGAGCAACAGTTGATGCAACAGGTGGAATGTTAATGAGGTAA
- a CDS encoding class II fructose-bisphosphate aldolase translates to MLVSLKEVVEDARAKQYAVPAFDCINDVMVRTILDKAEQQRSPVILMCLEHNLKERKGFVYLAEYIKAVVPFYDIPIVLHLDHAMGVELVEEAIKFGFSSVMIDGSSLPFQDNMALTKRVTDLAHPRGISVEAELGHVGGAELGGDYGSDSKLTEPSQVEAFIEKTNVDALAVSIGTSHGVYQAEPSLNIERTKEINKVSKIPLVLHGGSGTPPDQIQKVIENGISKVNLYADCRIAMAKGVKESAKQIRRIDPLPEDLFAPVKEHLAHVVEEKIILLRSNNRV, encoded by the coding sequence ATGCTTGTTTCGTTAAAAGAAGTAGTAGAGGATGCAAGAGCCAAGCAGTATGCAGTGCCTGCTTTTGATTGTATAAATGATGTTATGGTTCGAACCATTCTTGACAAAGCTGAACAACAGCGCTCACCCGTTATTCTAATGTGTCTTGAGCATAACTTAAAAGAACGGAAAGGATTTGTCTATTTAGCTGAGTATATTAAAGCTGTTGTACCTTTTTATGATATACCGATTGTGCTTCATCTTGATCATGCAATGGGTGTAGAGTTAGTGGAAGAAGCAATAAAATTTGGTTTTTCTTCTGTTATGATTGATGGTTCAAGCCTTCCTTTTCAAGATAATATGGCTCTAACCAAAAGAGTGACAGATCTTGCTCACCCTAGAGGAATTAGTGTAGAAGCAGAGCTTGGGCATGTTGGAGGAGCAGAGCTTGGAGGGGATTATGGAAGCGACTCTAAACTAACAGAGCCTTCCCAAGTGGAAGCATTCATTGAGAAAACAAATGTTGATGCTCTTGCTGTTTCTATTGGAACTTCTCACGGTGTGTATCAGGCAGAACCTTCTTTAAATATAGAAAGAACAAAAGAAATTAACAAAGTAAGCAAAATACCACTTGTTCTTCACGGTGGTTCTGGTACACCTCCTGATCAAATACAAAAAGTGATTGAAAACGGGATTAGTAAAGTGAACTTGTATGCAGACTGCCGCATTGCGATGGCAAAAGGAGTAAAAGAATCTGCAAAACAAATTAGGAGAATTGATCCTTTACCAGAGGATTTATTCGCCCCTGTGAAAGAGCATCTTGCACATGTTGTTGAAGAAAAAATAATCTTGCTTCGTTCAAATAACCGAGTATAA
- a CDS encoding 2-hydroxyacid dehydrogenase, whose protein sequence is MKLLAIGDALIPADIMEEGLSSLSLYGIEVEVREWKHNSVEALQKDNLLVEGNGPEAITVEKELFDGIETFDAIVVQFTPLSKEILQRGKKLKLIGVLRGGTENVDHTEAKALGISVLNTPGRNARAVAEFTLGMILSEVRNIARSHEALKKGKWEKDFPNGEEIPELNEKKVGIVGYGNIGRLLGSYLHALGCELLIYDEYTDDIPYYSKKVSLDELLEQADIVSLHLRLTEETHHFIGQKEIEKMKETAVLINTARSGLIDEEALVQSLQEKKIMGAALDVFDHEPLPYDDKLLQLENVTITPHLAGSTIDAFRQSPKKMAEYIVEWMKAR, encoded by the coding sequence TTGAAACTGCTTGCAATTGGAGACGCTCTTATTCCAGCAGACATAATGGAAGAAGGCTTATCCTCCTTATCTCTTTATGGAATAGAAGTAGAAGTACGCGAGTGGAAACACAATTCTGTTGAAGCTCTTCAAAAAGACAACTTACTTGTTGAAGGAAATGGCCCAGAAGCCATTACAGTCGAAAAAGAACTTTTTGATGGAATTGAGACATTTGACGCTATTGTTGTTCAGTTTACTCCTCTATCAAAAGAGATTCTTCAAAGAGGGAAGAAATTGAAACTCATTGGGGTGTTAAGAGGAGGAACAGAGAATGTCGATCATACAGAAGCAAAAGCACTCGGTATTTCGGTCCTCAATACACCTGGCCGAAATGCTAGAGCAGTAGCGGAATTTACGTTAGGGATGATTCTATCTGAAGTGAGAAATATTGCTCGCTCCCACGAGGCCTTAAAAAAGGGGAAATGGGAAAAAGATTTTCCAAATGGTGAAGAAATTCCAGAACTTAATGAAAAGAAAGTTGGCATTGTTGGTTACGGCAATATTGGAAGATTGCTTGGATCATACTTACATGCACTAGGATGTGAACTGTTAATCTATGATGAATATACAGATGACATTCCTTACTACAGTAAAAAAGTATCGTTAGATGAACTTCTCGAGCAGGCAGACATTGTATCTCTTCACCTCCGTCTCACAGAAGAAACGCATCATTTTATTGGCCAAAAAGAGATTGAGAAAATGAAAGAAACAGCCGTTTTAATTAATACAGCTCGCTCAGGCCTTATTGATGAGGAAGCCCTTGTTCAAAGTTTACAAGAAAAAAAGATTATGGGGGCCGCATTAGACGTATTCGACCACGAACCACTTCCTTATGATGATAAGCTTTTACAGCTTGAGAATGTTACGATTACGCCTCACCTTGCAGGGAGTACGATTGATGCGTTTAGGCAAAGTCCAAAAAAGATGGCGGAATATATAGTAGAGTGGATGAAAGCGAGATAA